The DNA segment GCAAAAGCTAATTATAGGTGAGAACTCCTCGGTGATATTATGAAAATCATAGTAGTTGGTGGTGCTGGGTTCATAGGCTCCGCTTTCGTGAGGGAGTTAAACAAGAGGGGTATAAAGCCCATCGTAGTAGACCTCTTAACCTACGCTGGAAGGAAGGAAAACCTCATTGGGACAGACTACGATTTCGTCCAAGCCGATGTTAGGAGCGAAAAAATGCATGATATAATTAAGGAGTATTCTCCAGACATCGTCATAAATTTCGCAGCCGAGACCCACGTAGATAGGTCAATTTATAAACCACAAGATTTCGTAACCACTAATGTCCTAGGTACGGTAAACTTACTTGAGGCTTCACGGAAATTCAATTTCAAATACGTCCACATCTCTACAGACGAGGTTTACGGTGAGGAGTGCGGGGATGAGAACTCACCTTTAAAACCCTCTTCTCCTTATAGTGCATCTAAAGCTTCAGCTGACTTGTTCGTAAAGGCTTACGTAAGGACTTATGGGATAAGTGCGGTTATAGTTAGACCATCTAATAATTACGGTCCTAGGCAGTTCCCTGAAAAGTTAATACCTAAGGCTATAATTAGGACTTTACTAGGGATGCACGTTCCAGTGTACGGTGATGGGAAAGCTGAAAGAGACTGGATATTTGTAGAGGACACTGCTAGGATAATTTTCGACGTGGTGAGTAGAGCTGAGTGGAAAGGGGAAGTATATAACATACCGGGAGGGCAGAGGTATAATGTGCTCGAGATCTTGAAGATATTGGAGGAAGTGAGCGGTAAAGAGGTTAAGATAAAGTTTGTCTCAGATAGACCTGGCCACGATAGAAGGTATTGTATGACAACAAGTATGAAATATGAAGTAACGCCATTTAAGGAGGGTCTGAGGAGGACTTATGAATGGTATTTGAATAACAGATGGTGGTGGGAGCCTTTAATCAATGATAAGTTCTTCGTAGAAGACGAGCCGTGGTTGACAGTTTAGACAAAGGTTTTATAAGATTACCTAGGTTAATTTTAGCCTTAACGATGGTTCCCTTAACTTTACTTTCTATTCATTCTGCCAATATGTTTCACATGCTCTCATTCTGTGCACTAATTTCATGCGATTAAAGAGACGATATCACAGATTGTGCGAATTATACTTGATCTGAGCGTGTCCAACTATTTTTGTATAAAATTTTAGTAGGACGGTGAGGTGATAATATAAGGGGAAATATGAGAAGTAAGTTGGAACGTCTCACCGCCCTTGCTTTAAACATTTCCCCTCTCACTCAAGAGCTTTATCAGCCTGTTGAGGAGGATTGAGGCATTACTTCACGTTCCTAGCATTATTATTGTAGTACACTTCTTCTCTTACCCTATGCTGTTTATGAGAATTAGATCAGTTTATTGGGTTTTGATTGATTTAATCACGGTATTTGTGGTCTTAGACTAGGATTAGACTTTGAGGGATTAAGCTTAACTGGTAAAATACTTCACGACGTGGATCTTGATATGATACACTCTCAGCTTTCGATGCACTAGAAATTCGACGAACTTGTTAGAACAAGCAGAAGCCTTTAAGGCTTGTAAACACTTCCCACACAACGCTTCAATAATGAGGTGGATTAAGCTTTCTTCACATTATACAACAAGGTGAATAAAATTGTTGGACACACTCTTAATTTCAGAGATAAAGTTCTTAATATTTTTACGTCTCACTACAATATTTTCTTCAACTTGTGCCATTCCTCAAATATTAACATAAGAGTCGTCATTAAAGGTTTATGGTTCCCTTTGTAAATATAAACAAGAGCTAGGTAAGACTTAATCGTAGTATTCTGTCAAATAATGCAAGGGAAATACGAAATAAAAACTGAGTTATTTTCTTTTTACGCATTACAGCATACCTATTCTGTTCTTATCCCAGTTTGGATCATTTTTCTTGTATATGTGCTCATTTACAAATTCACAGTTATATACTCTCTTAAGTAATTCTATTAGGCTACGCACTGGTATACCAGTATTATATGCATGATATTCAAACACTAATTGTTCAAATTTAGATACTGCCTCATAGTCATTTAAAATTAGATTATATTCACAACCTTCACAGTCCATTTTTAATACATTAGTTTCTATATTATATTTTTTAATAATATTATTTAATATTTCTTTTTTAACCTTTATTCCATTTCCATCAGACTCGTTGAATAATGTTACTGGTGCTTGACTAGTTTCCACGTTAGAAATAACAGTATATCCTTCCTTATCCCCTACAGCGATGTTTAATGGAAAAATCTTTTCCTCCAGAGCGTTTATCCTAATATTTTCTACTAATTCTTCATATGCCCCGGGGTGAGGCTCTATTGCATATACTTTTTTAGCTCCCTTTAATGCAAAATAAATTGCCGTTTCTCCTACGAAAGCCCCAATATCTACTACTGATTTATTCTTAACGTCCGCGTAGCCGTATTCTTCGTCCTCAAATGTTGCAATAATTTCAGCATGTATATGTTTAAATTTTATGTTTCCCTTTTCCCAATAACCACCTCTATAATTCCAGTTATAAGAAAGGGCTTTCAGAATGGTATTAAATTTTCCACTAGCATTCAGTATTTCATCTATCGGTATCCAATAAGTATTTCCATTAACGTAAAACGCGATAGAATTACTCGAACAATTAATTATCTTTTCTTCATAGTATAAGAGCAAAAGATTCCTAAATATATCTCTTCTTACTTTAATTGTACTATTATCCTTGCATTTAAGAAGAATTACCGGATTTTTTAGAGCATATTTAATAATGGCTATTTCCCCAATTTTTCAATAAATTCCTAGACTTAATTGCGATTTTAGCTTTTTCTATATAATTAATCATGCCCTTTCACCAGCTTTCTAATAAACATTTTTACCCGCTTTGAAGGAATACTATTATAACCAGTGTGCAAAAGTAAATTAAAATAGCCATGTAAGTCATGCGTGATTAATAACCATTCCGAAAGGTCTTTAATAGCGCCAAATACGTTTTGCTTATAACCTAATTTTTCTTTAATTTCCTTTGGACTATTGTACAAGGCTATTTTATTGTTTAATAATAACATTTTAAGAACATCTCTT comes from the Acidianus infernus genome and includes:
- a CDS encoding FkbM family methyltransferase codes for the protein MLLYYEEKIINCSSNSIAFYVNGNTYWIPIDEILNASGKFNTILKALSYNWNYRGGYWEKGNIKFKHIHAEIIATFEDEEYGYADVKNKSVVDIGAFVGETAIYFALKGAKKVYAIEPHPGAYEELVENIRINALEEKIFPLNIAVGDKEGYTVISNVETSQAPVTLFNESDGNGIKVKKEILNNIIKKYNIETNVLKMDCEGCEYNLILNDYEAVSKFEQLVFEYHAYNTGIPVRSLIELLKRVYNCEFVNEHIYKKNDPNWDKNRIGML
- a CDS encoding dTDP-glucose 4,6-dehydratase; the encoded protein is MKIIVVGGAGFIGSAFVRELNKRGIKPIVVDLLTYAGRKENLIGTDYDFVQADVRSEKMHDIIKEYSPDIVINFAAETHVDRSIYKPQDFVTTNVLGTVNLLEASRKFNFKYVHISTDEVYGEECGDENSPLKPSSPYSASKASADLFVKAYVRTYGISAVIVRPSNNYGPRQFPEKLIPKAIIRTLLGMHVPVYGDGKAERDWIFVEDTARIIFDVVSRAEWKGEVYNIPGGQRYNVLEILKILEEVSGKEVKIKFVSDRPGHDRRYCMTTSMKYEVTPFKEGLRRTYEWYLNNRWWWEPLINDKFFVEDEPWLTV